In a genomic window of Ipomoea triloba cultivar NCNSP0323 chromosome 3, ASM357664v1:
- the LOC116014411 gene encoding mitochondrial carrier protein CoAc2, translating to MAKQGNERERVFEGLPVFAKELIAGGVAGGFAKSAVAPLERVKILFQTRQAEFRSLGLFGSFTKIAKTEGVLGFYRGNGASVARIVPYAALHYMAYEEYRRWIIHYNPNIKRGPVLDLIAGSVAGGTAVLFTYPLDLVRTKLAYQVIESPKLNVKGLVPGEQIYKGILHCFSKTYKEAGIRGLYRGVAPSLYGIFPYAGLKFYFYEEMKSHVPEEHKKDITIKLACGSVAGLLGQTFTYPLDVVRRQMQVQRLSASNSREMKGTTETLVMIVQRQGWKHLFSGLSLNYLKVVPSVAIGFTVYDVMKSYLKVPSRDEAVIEVVTNRRHTQAAPSLPS from the exons ATGGCAAAGCAGGGAAATGAGAGGGAAAGGGTCTTCGAAGGGTTGCCTGTGTTCGCTAAGGAGTTGATTGCCGGGGGTGTCGCCGGTGGTTTTGCCAAGTCCGCCGTTGCCCCTCTTGAGCGTGTCAAGATCTTGTTTCAG ACCAGACAAGCTGAGTTTCGTAGTTTGGGGTTGTTTGGATCCTTTACAAAGATCGCAAAGACAGAAGGGGTGCTTGGTTTTTACAG GGGAAATGGAGCGAGTGTTGCTCGTATTGTCCCATATGCAGCATTGCATTACATGGCCTATGAAGAGTACAGGCGGTGGATCATTCACTATAATCCCAATATTAAAAGAGGTCCCGTTCTAGACCTAATAGCTGGATCGGTCGCTGGAGGAACTGCAGTCCTTTTTACCTATCCGCTTGATTTAGTTCGAACAAAATTAGCTTATCAG GTTATTGAATCGCCAAAATTGAATGTCAAAGGGCTTGTTCCCGGTGAACAAATTTACAAGGGGATTCTTCACTGCTTTTCGAAGACATATAAGGAGGCAGGAATACGAGGCCTCTACCGTGGTGTTG CTCCTTCACTTTATGGAATCTTTCCGTATGCGGGATTGAAGTTTTATTTCTACGAAGAAATGAAAAGCCATGTCCCCGAGGAGCACAAGAAGGATATCACAATAAAACTAGCGTGTGGATCAGTAGCAGGACTACTTGGCCAGACTTTCACTTATCCCCTAGATGTCGTTAGGCGACAAATGCAG GTCCAACGACTTTCAGCATCTAACAGCAGGGAGATGAAAGGGACAACCGAAACTCTAGTTATGATCGTCCAGAGACAAGGATGGAAACACTTGTTTTCGGGGCTTAGTCTCAACTACCTAAAG GTTGTACCGTCAGTTGCAATCGGTTTTACTGTTTACGATGTGATGAAATCATATCTGAAAGTCCCATCGCGAGATGAGGCCGTTATAGAAGTCGTGACAAACCGTAGGCATACTCAAGCAGCACCGTCCCTCCCCTCCTAA
- the LOC116011811 gene encoding protein NDL1-like has translation MPDSSSDSVSIDVETIYLGGKEHIIHTGSGSVSVIVYGDHEKPALITYPDLALNHMSCFQGLFFCPEAASLLLHNFCIYHISPPGHELGAGSICPEDPVPSVDDLADQVLEVLNYFGLGAVMCMGVMAGAYILTLFAIKFRERVVGLILVSPLCKGPSWTEWFYNKVMSNLLYYYGMCGLLKECLLHRYFSKEVRGSAEVPESDIVQACRRLLDERQSINVLRFLQAIDRRPDITEGLKTLQCRTLIFVGDSSPFHSEALHMTAKLDRRYSALVEVQACGSMVTEEQPHAMLIPLEYFLMGFGLYRPSQFTGSPRSPLSPSCIAPELLSPESMGLKLKPIKTRLTPHQLPSTRR, from the exons ATGCCAGATTCAAGCAGCGATTCCGTTTCTATTGACGTCGAGACCATCTATCTTGGCGGAAAG GAGCATATCATACACACTGGCTCTGGTTCCGTGTCTGTTATAGTTTATGGAGACCATGAAAAGCCAGCACTAATCACTTATCCTGATTTAGCTCTAAATC ATATGTCCTGTTTTCAGGGACTTTTCTTTTGTCCAGAAGCCGCATCTTTGCTGCTACATAACTTCTGCATTTACCATATCAGCCCTCCCGGTCATGAG TTGGGAGCTGGTTCAATTTGTCCCGAGGATCCTGTGCCTTCTGTGGATGATTTAGCGGATCAAGTACTTGAAGTTCTTAACTATTTCGG GCTTGGTGCAGTAATGTGCATGGGGGTAATGGCCGGTGCTTATATCCTCACCTTATTTGCT ATAAAATTTAGGGAGCGAGTTGTTGGTTTGATTCTTGTTTCCCCACTATGCAAGGGGCCATCTTGGACCGAATGGTTCTATAATAAG GTGATGTCTAATTTGCTATATTACTACGGAATGTGTGGCCTGCTTAAGGAGTGTTTATTACACCGATACTTCAGCAAG GAAGTACGTGGCAGTGCAGAAGTTCCGGAATCCGACATCGTTCAGGCTTGCAGAAGA TTGCTTGATGAGAGGCAGAGCATCAACGTATTGCGATTTCTTCAAGCCATCGATAG GAGGCCCGACATCACTGAAGGATTGAAGACACTACAATGTCGAACCCTAATATTTGTCGGGGATAGTTCTCCTTTCCATTCAGAGGCTCTCCACATGACCGCTAAACTCGATAGAAGATACAGTGCCCTAGTCGAG GTACAAGCTTGCGGATCAATGGTGACCGAGGAGCAACCACACGCAATGTTGATCCCGTTAGAGTATTTCCTAATGGGGTTTGGACTATACCGGCCAAGCCAGTTCACGGGGAGCCCTCGGAGCCCTCTAAGCCCATCTTGCATCGCGCCCGAGCTTCTCTCCCCCGAAAGCATGGGACTGAAACTAAAACCGATAAAGACCCGGCTCACGCCCCATCAACTCCCGAGCACGAGACGCTGA
- the LOC116012985 gene encoding uncharacterized protein LOC116012985, whose protein sequence is MNDIDCNGGGLFFVYGYGGTGKTFVWRTLSSMIRSRGDIVLNVASSGIASLLLPGGRTAHSRFAIPLSLNEDSTCNISQGSDLVELIIRSKLIIWDEAPMTHKHCFEALDKTMRDLLRFAIPGSAQKTFGGKTVVLGGDFRQILPVIPKAARPIVVGATINSSYLWTNCKVLRLTKNLRLRTLASEEDKQTVDWFSKWIANIGDGITGVVNNGLSEIDIPPRFLLNCGHDPIATIVENTFPSARYGMIDELDLEGRAILSPTLDNQTAKIYHKYTLLNF, encoded by the exons atgaatgatattgattGTAATGGAGGTGGACTCttctttgtgtatggttacggAGGAACAGGCAAGACATTCGTGTGGAGGACGTTATCCTCAATGATAAGGAGCCGTGGAGatattgttctaaatgttgcTTCAAGTGGAATAGCATCTTTATTATTACCGGGAGGAAGGACAGCGCATTCTAGATTTGCTATACCACTTTCATTGAATGAAGATTCCACGTGCAATATATCGCAAGGTAGTGACCTTGTTGAGCTTATAATTaggagcaaattgataatatgggatgaagcaccaatgACTCACAAACactgttttgaggctttggacaaaaccatgagggATCTATTGAGGTTTGCCATACCGGGTAGTGCTCAAAAGACATTTGGTGGAAAGACAGTAGTTTTGGGCGGTGATTTTAGACAAATTCTTCCAGTTATCCCCAAAGCAGCGAGACCGATAGTTGTTGGAgcaactattaattcttcatacctTTGGACAAATTGTAAGGTATTGAGGCTCACCAAGAACTTAAGACTACGGACCttagcttcagaggaagataAGCAGAcggttgattggttttcaaaatggattgcaaaCATAGGAGATGGGATAACAGGAGTTGTAAACAATGGGTTGTCTGAGATCGATATTCCACCAAGGTTTCTCTTAAACTGTGGCCATGATCCGATAGCAACTATAGTGGAAAACACATTCCCAAGCGCGAGATATGGCATGATTGATGAGTTGGACCTAGAAGGTCGAGCGATCCTTTCACCGACTTTAGAC aatcagaCGGCGAAAATCTATCACAAGTACACACTCCTGAATTTTTAA
- the LOC116012986 gene encoding uncharacterized protein LOC116012986, whose product MSSSTNGQNDEVVDEINMYYDCRYISACEATWRLFGYAIHYRKPPVERLNFHLEHQQNVVYGEDQTLDEIVENQTVKQSQFTAWFEANKKYEDARSLTYAEFPSKFVWKQDLREWQPRKRGFSIGRLFYVPSGCGELYYLRCLLNLIRGPSSHDDIRTVAGVIHKSYRDACYEYGLLDDDKEYIDGITDSSYWASASALRRLFATLLSSSTISRPEVVWDAVWEFLAEDAQFHHRRRMNNPDSNKKQFALVELEKLLSLWGKSLRDFPQMPLPDETNIGFMENMLIAEELAYDKESLKIEHETLITQLTE is encoded by the exons ATGAGTAGTTCTACAAATGGACAGAATGATGAGGTGGTTGATGAAATTAACATGTACTATGATTGTCGGTACATATCAGCATGTGAAGCAACGTGGAGGCTTTTTGGGTATGCAATACATTATCGGAAGCCACCTGTGGAAAGGTTAAATTTTCACTTAGAGCACCAACAGAATGTTGTCTATGGTGAAGATCAGACACTCGATGAGATTGTGGAGAACCAAACAGTTAAGCAGAGCCAATTCACAGCTTGGTTTGAGGCAAATAAGAAATACGAAGATGCACGTTCTCTCACTTATGCAGAGTTCCCAAGTAAGTTTGTTTGGAAACAAGACCTGCGTGAATGGCAACCAAGAAAGAGAGGATTTTCCATAGGACGATTGTTCTATGTTCCGTCAGGTTGTGGAGAATTATACTATCTAAGATGCCTTTTAAATCTAATACGTGGACCTTCAAGCCACGATGATATACGCACTGTTGCTGGAGTCATTCACAAATCATATAGAGATGCATGTTATGAATATGGtttattagatgatgacaaggagtaCATCGACGGCATAACTGATTCGAGCTACTGGGCTTCTGCGTCTGCTTTAAGAAGATTGTTTGCTACGCTTCTGAGTTCAAGTACAATCAGTAGGCCAGAGGTCGTATGGGATGCTGTTTGGGAATTTCTTGCAGAAGATGCACAGTTTCATCATCGACGTCGCATGAACAATCCAG ATTCCAATAAGAAACAGTTTGCTCTTGTGGAATTGGAGAAATTGTTATCTTTGTGGGGGAAGAGTCTGAGAGACTTTCCACAAATGCCACTTCCAGATGAAACCAACATCGGGTTTATGGAAAACATGTTGATAGCTGAAGAGTTGGCGTATGATAAGGAATCATTGAAGATAGAACATGAAACATTAATAACACAATTGACAGAATAG
- the LOC116012629 gene encoding probable protein arginine N-methyltransferase 1.2, translated as MDSEGLNTTTTAGHEKRPTKIRFDYDDEEQQQQRPDQDETLTESSNLEVEEDTAMCDPSADDDSMAGDDKTSADYYFDSYSHFGIHEEMLKDVVRTKTYQNVIYKNAFLFKDKVVLDVGAGTGILSLFCAKVGAKHVYAVECSTMAEMAQEIVKSNGFSDVITVIKGKIEEIDLPVAQVDIIISEWMGYFLLYENMLNTVLYARNKWLVPNGLVLPDKASLYLTAIEDADYKEDKIEFWNNVYGFNMKCIRKQAMSEPLVDTVDKNQIVTNCQLLKTMDISKMDAGDESFTAPFKLVAERDDYIHALVAYFDVSFTRCHKLMGFSTGPKSRATHWKQTVLYLEDVLTICQGEALVGSMTISQNKKNPRDVDIMLKYSLNGSRSVASRTQYYRMR; from the exons ATGGATTCCGAGGGTCTAAACACAACCACCACGGCCGGCCACGAGAAGCGGCCAACGAAGATCAGATTCGATTACGACGACGaggagcagcagcagcagcgcCCGGACCAGGACGAGACTCTCACGGAGAGCTCGAATCTAGAGGTCGAGGAAGACACCGCCATGTGTGACCCCTCCGCCGATGACGACTCCATGGCCGGCGACGATAAGACCAGCGCCGATTATTACTTCGACTCTTACTCTCACTTTG GTATTCATGAA GAAATGTTGAAGGATGTAGTTAGAACTAAGacttaccaaaatgtcatctataAGAATGCTTTTCTGTTCAAGGATAAAGTAGTCCTTGATGTGGGTGCTGGAACTGGGATCCTTTCTCTATTTTGTGCAAAAGTTGGTGCTAAACATGTTTATGCG GTTGAATGCTCTACCATGGCTGAAATGGCACAAGAAATTGTGAAGTCAAATGGTTTCTCAGATG TTATAACCGTTATCAAGGGAAAAATTGAAGAGATTGACCTTCCTGTTGCTCAAGTGGATATTATAATCTCTGAGTGGATGGGATACTTTCTGCTGTATGAGAACATGTTAAATACAGTACTCTATGCTCGTAATAAGTGGCTT GTTCCAAATGGCCTTGTGCTTCCAGATAAGGCTTCTCTGTATTTGACAGCAATTGAAGATGCTGACTACAAGGAGGACAAGATTGAAT TTTGGAACAATGTATATGGTTTTAACATGAAATGCATAAGGAAGCAGGCAATGTCGGAACCTCTTGTTGATACAGTAGATAAGAATCAAATTGTTACCAACTGTCAGTTACTCAAG ACGATGGACATCTCTAAGATGGATGCAGGAGATGAATCTTTCACTGCTCCTTTCAAGCTTGTTGCAGAACGTGATGATTACATCCATGCCCTTGTAGCATATTTTGATGTATCATTCACCAGGTGTCACAAGTTAATGGGCTTCTCTACAG GGCCAAAGTCACGAGCCACACATTGGAAGCAAACCGTTCTCTACCTAGAGGATGTCCTAACCATTTGCCAAGGGGAGGCCTTAGTCGGGAGCATGACCATTTCACAGAACAAGAAGAATCCCCGAGATGTAGATATTATGCTCAAGTACTCGCTAAACGGTAGCCGTTCCGTTGCCTCAAGAACCCAATATTACAGAATGCGGTGA
- the LOC116012628 gene encoding xaa-Pro dipeptidase, which produces MASSLSPPEVPMELHAVNREKLLNSLRAHLSSSSRPSQGFVLLEGGKEQTRYCTDHEELFRQESYFAYLFGVKEPGFYGAIDVASGDSVLFAPRLPAAYAVWLGEIKPLSYFKEIYKVNKVFYTDEIVNVLLDLYKGMGNPLLFLLHGLNTDSSNFSKPAEFQGIENFERDLNTLHPILAECRVIKSDLELALIQFANDISSEAHIEVMRKIRVGMKEYQLESMFLHHTYMFGGCRHCSYTCICATGENSSVLHYGHAAAPNDRTFHDGDMALLDMGAEYHFYASDITCSFPVNGKFTSDQSLIYNAVLDAHDAVISTLKPGINWVDMHKLAEKVILESLKKGNLIMGDVENMMAERLGAVFMPHGLGHFLGIDTHDVGGYLKGAERPKELGLSSLRTSRELLEGMVITVEPGCYFIDALLVPAMENTKTSKFFNHEEIRRFRGSGGVRIESDVRITSDGCINMTKCPRKIEDIEAVMAGAPWTIKKTSVGCVNGGI; this is translated from the exons ATGGCATCTTCTCTTTCTCCACCGGAGGTCCCCATGGAGCTTCACGCAGTCAACCGTGAGAAGCTCCTCAATTCTCTTCGAGCGCATCTCTCGTCATCCTCTCGTCCCTCTCAAGGCTTCGTCCTCCTCGAG GGAGGCAAGGAGCAAACTCGATACTGCACTGATCATGAAGAACTGTTCAG ACAGGAGAGCTATTTTGCCTACCTGTTTGGAGTAAAAGAGCCTGGGTTCTATGGAGCTATT GATGTAGCAAGTGGGGACTCAGTGCTCTTTGCTCCAAGATTACCAGCTGCTTATGCAGTTTGGTTGGGAGAAATAAAGCCTCTATCCTACTTCAAG GAAATATATAAGGTTAACAAGGTCTTCTATACAGATGAGATTGTAAATGTTTTGCTTGATCTCTACAAAGGAATGGGAAATCCCTTGTTATTTCTTCTGCATGGGCTCAACACTGACAGCAGTAATTTCTCCAAACCAGCAGAATTTCAG GGCATTGAAAACTTTGAGAGAGATTTAAATACATTACATCCTATTTTGGCTGAATGCCGTGTAATAAAGTCAGATTTGGAGCTTGCTCTCATCCAATTTGCCAATGATATAAGCTCTGAAGCTCATATTGAG gtTATGAGAAAAATACGAGTAGGTATGAAAGAGTATCAGTTAGAGAGCATGTTTCTTCACCACACCTATATGTTTGGTGGCTGTAGGCATTGTTCATACACATGTATATGTGCTACTGGTGAAAATAG TTCTGTTCTCCATTATGGTCATGCAGCTGCTCCAAATGACAGG ACATTTCACGATGGAGATATGGCACTGCTTGATATGGGAGCTGAGTACCATTTTTATGCTTCAGATATAACTTGTTCCTTTCCT GTGAATGGGAAATTTACTTCTGATCAGTCTCTCATATATAAT GCAGTCCTTGATGCTCATGATGCTGTTATATCTACTTTGAAACCTGGAATTAACTGGGTTGATATGCACAA ATTAGCAGAAAAAGTAATATTAGAGTCATTGAAGAAAGGGAACCTAATAATGGG TGATGTTGAGAACATGATGGCTGAGAGACTGGGTGCTGTGTTTATGCCTCATGGTCTGGGGCACTTCCTCGGCATTGATACTCATGATGTTGGGGGTTACTTGAAG GGAGCAGAGAGACCCAAAGAACTGGGGTTGAGCTCTTTGCGTACAAGCAGAGAACTCTTGGAGGGAATG GTGATAACGGTGGAGCCTGGATGTTACTTCATTGACGCATTACTAGTTCCCGCAATGGAAAACACAAAAACATCTAAATTCTTCAATCATGAGGAGATCCGCAGGTTCAGAGGTTCTGGCGGTGTCAGAATTGAGAGTGATGTG CGGATCACTTCGGATGGTTGCATAAACATGACTAAATGCCCTCGAAAGATTGAAGACATTGAGGCCGTGATGGCGGGTGCTCCCTGGACTATCAAAAAGACCAGTGTTGGCTGTGTAAATGGAGGGATTTAA
- the LOC116013254 gene encoding splicing factor U2af large subunit A-like, with protein MDPTENGSTQLTPTRMAGENDAAGHNNQDGDYSSKKRSSSKHSDNEDEKESSRSRDKERERGRDKDRERERDREKDRGREKDHDRHHRDRSERRRTRDRDDDADNEDHYNGQDSDRHRDRDREERRSHRSKSFDRDREESHRVRSKSYDRDREERHKHRSRSRGRSDHRSRSRSRSRSRSKSKRISGFDMAPPASAMLPGAPSVTGQQMLGTPTPISGIFPNIFPLAPGQLGALSVMPVQAMTQQATRHARRVYVGGLPPSANEQSVATFFNHVMSAIGGNTAGPGDAVVNVYINHEKKFAFVEMRSVEEASNAMALDGIILEGTPVKVRRPTDYNPSLAAALGPSQPCPNLNLAAVGLSPGSTGGLEGPDRIFVGGLPYYFTEAQIRELLESFGTLRGFNLVKDRETGNSKGYAFCVYQDVSVTDIACAALNGIKMGDKTLTVRRASQGSLQPKPEQESILMHAHQQIALQRFMLQPGGLPTKVLCLTNVVSAEELRNDEEYEDIVEDMRTECGKFGTLVNVVIPRPNPNGEPMPGVGKVFLEYADIESSTKAQAGLHGRKFGGNPVVAAFYPENKFSQGDYEG; from the exons CATAGTGACAATGAGGATGAAAAAGAATCTTCTAGAAGCAGGGACaaggaaagagagagagggcGTGATAAAgatagagaaagagaaagagatagAGAAAAGGATAGGGGTCGAGAGAAGGATCATGATCGCCACCACAGGGATAGAAGCGAGAGGAGGAGAACCAGAGATAGAGATGATGATGCTGATAATGAAGATCATTACAATGGTCAGGACTCTGATAG GCACAGAGACCGTGATAGAGAGGAGAGACGTAGCCATCGATCTAAATCCTTCGACAGAGATAGAGAGGAAAGTCACAGAGTCAGGTCCAAATCCTATGACAGAGATAGAGAGGAAAGGCACAAACATAGATCCCGGTCTAGGGGTAGATCTGATCATAGATCAAGGTCAAGGTCCCGATCTCGATCAAGATCAAAGAG CAAAAGGATCAGTGGCTTCGACATGGCTCCTCCTGCTTCTGCAATGTTACCTGGTGCTCCCAGTGTTACAG GTCAGCAGATGCTAGGGACTCCTACTCCTATTTCTGGAATATTTCCAAATATCTTTCCTTTGGCTCCTGGACAG TTGGGAGCTCTTTCTGTTATGCCAGTTCAGGCGATGACTCAACAG GCTACTAGACATGCACGGCGAGTTTATGTTGGTGGACTCCCTCCAAGTGCTAATGAACAG TCAGTGGCCACTTTCTTTAACCACGTAATGTCTGCAATTGGTGGAAACACTGCTGGTCCAG GTGACGCTGTTGTCAATGTTTACATAAATCACGAGAAGAAATTTGCCTTTGTTGAGATGAGATCAGTTGAGGAGGCCAGCAATGCAATGGCCTTAGACGGCATTATACTTGAG GGAACACCAGTTAAGGTCAGAAGACCAACTGATTATAATCCATCTCTTGCTGCTGCTCTTGGTCCAAGCCAACCATGTCCAAACCTGAATCTTGCAGCTGTTGGGTTAAGTCCAGGATCTACTGGTGGTCTTGAGGGTCCTGACCGTATATTTGTGGGTGGTCTCCCCTATTATTTCACTGAGGCACAGATCCGGGAGCTGCTAGAGTCTTTTGGGACACTTCGGGGTTTTAATCTTGTGAAGGATAGGGAAACTGGAAATTCAAAAGGCTATGCCTTTTGTGTATACCAAGATGTTTCAGTTACTGATATTGCTTGTGCAGCTCTTAATGGGATTAAGATGGGTGATAAAACTTTAACTGTTAGGCGTGCCAGCCAGGGTTCATTGCAGCCTAAACCAGAGCAAGAAAGCATTTTAATGCATGCACATCAGCAAATAGCATTGCAG AGGTTCATGTTACAACCTGGTGGACTGCCCACAAAGGTGTTATGCCTAACCAATGTAGTTAGTGCGGAAGAGCTCAGAAATGATGAAGAGTATGAGGATATTGTGGAGGATATGAGAACTGAATGTGGGAAGTTTG GTACTTTAGTTAATGTGGTAATCCCTCGCCCAAATCCTAATGGTGAGCCTATGCCTGGAGTGGGAAAG GTGTTTTTGGAGTACGCTGATATTGAGAGTTCTACGAAAGCTCAAGCAGGATTACATGGAAGAAAATTTGGTGGAAATCCAGTGGTTGCAGCCTTCTATCCTGAGAATAAATTCTCTCAGGGGGACTACGAGGGCTAG